The following proteins are encoded in a genomic region of Petrotoga sp. 9PWA.NaAc.5.4:
- the dnaA gene encoding chromosomal replication initiator protein DnaA, with the protein MNKDELLEKLQSNISRDTWNNWLTSAQILELTETKVTIGLGNLFIKEAVEKKFGPVIRDTLTNILGKKIHVEFKEIPISSESKNSVSGPIIKNRPLKLSDFNPDFTFDSFVIGDSNRMAYYSAIEVAKNPGKFNPLFIYGDVGLGKTHLLHAVANYLLENSPDLKVRYVTAEDFMNEMMDGIRSNGMEHFREKFRKNIDFLLIDDVQFLIGKNTVQTELFHTFNTLFNSKKQIIICSDRTPEELATFHPRLISRFEMGLVTDIQAPDKTTKYLIAKKMAQMISISLTDDVAYYLAEHIDKNLRKLRGAIMNLLLQSQISGVPVNLDSAKKIVDSMIRMNASKVKLHSKEILESIKIDSVINAVSSEFEVRREDIFSTSRKKEAAVARQVLAYLFKTILNMKTKEISEKLNKNHSTIVHSIKKIEQSLLIGNDLIRDKINHIKSKLEEENYSTNI; encoded by the coding sequence ATGAATAAAGACGAACTTCTTGAAAAACTTCAATCAAATATCTCAAGGGATACTTGGAATAATTGGCTGACTTCTGCACAAATTTTAGAATTAACTGAAACTAAAGTAACAATAGGTTTGGGTAATCTATTCATAAAAGAAGCCGTTGAAAAAAAATTTGGTCCTGTAATTCGAGACACACTTACTAACATATTAGGCAAAAAAATTCATGTAGAATTTAAAGAAATCCCCATTTCTTCGGAAAGTAAAAATTCTGTATCAGGTCCAATTATAAAAAATAGGCCTTTAAAATTATCTGACTTTAATCCCGATTTTACTTTCGATAGCTTTGTAATAGGAGATTCAAATAGAATGGCTTATTATTCGGCTATTGAGGTAGCAAAAAATCCCGGGAAATTTAATCCACTTTTTATATATGGAGATGTAGGACTCGGAAAGACTCATTTACTACATGCGGTTGCCAACTATTTATTAGAAAATTCTCCTGATTTAAAAGTAAGATATGTAACTGCTGAAGATTTTATGAACGAAATGATGGATGGCATTAGGTCAAACGGAATGGAACATTTTAGAGAGAAATTTCGAAAAAATATAGACTTTCTGTTAATTGACGATGTTCAATTTTTAATAGGAAAGAATACTGTACAAACAGAACTTTTTCATACTTTTAATACGCTCTTTAATTCAAAAAAACAGATAATTATTTGTTCAGACAGAACTCCCGAAGAATTGGCTACCTTTCATCCTCGTTTAATCAGTAGATTTGAGATGGGACTTGTCACGGATATTCAAGCTCCAGATAAAACTACAAAATATTTGATTGCCAAGAAAATGGCTCAAATGATATCTATTTCATTAACTGATGATGTTGCATATTATTTGGCTGAACATATTGATAAAAATTTACGAAAATTACGTGGTGCAATAATGAATTTGTTATTGCAAAGCCAAATAAGTGGGGTTCCTGTTAACCTTGATTCTGCTAAAAAAATCGTTGATTCTATGATTAGAATGAATGCTAGTAAAGTTAAACTACATTCCAAAGAAATTCTTGAATCTATAAAAATTGATTCCGTAATAAATGCGGTTTCCTCTGAATTTGAAGTAAGAAGAGAAGATATATTTTCTACCTCTCGAAAAAAAGAAGCCGCTGTGGCACGTCAAGTTTTGGCTTATCTTTTTAAAACCATCTTAAACATGAAAACTAAGGAAATCTCAGAAAAATTAAACAAAAACCATTCAACAATTGTTCATTCTATTAAAAAGATAGAGCAATCTTTACTTATAGGTAACGATCTGATAAGAGATAAAATAAATCATATAAAATCTAAATTAGAAGAAGAAAATTACTCTACAAACATCTAA
- a CDS encoding family 1 encapsulin nanocompartment shell protein produces the protein MDFLKRDIAPLTAKMWEELDERAKEILKSNLKLRKIVDVEGPFGWQYSSYNLGTNELVESSADSFGWGLRKSLPLIEVRNPFTLKLWTLDDIERGNIAPNLEPLETAAKEIAKFENDIILRGLEKANITGLYTLAKSNSIKSSQNNVGDFIVSLHNIKKRFIENGIEGPYSLVINKEVWERLYSQQLSYPLNLLVNEVLNAKIELIHDLEQSFVVSTRGKDFKLILGQDLSLGYLRHVDEEVKLFFTETFTFYAVTPEAIVGLEF, from the coding sequence ATGGACTTTTTAAAAAGAGATATAGCACCTTTAACAGCAAAAATGTGGGAAGAGTTAGATGAAAGGGCAAAAGAGATTTTGAAAAGTAATTTGAAATTACGTAAAATAGTTGATGTTGAAGGGCCGTTTGGGTGGCAATATTCTTCTTACAATTTGGGGACAAACGAATTAGTAGAAAGTTCAGCTGATTCTTTTGGTTGGGGATTAAGGAAATCTTTGCCTTTAATCGAGGTTCGAAATCCTTTTACTTTAAAATTATGGACTTTGGATGATATTGAAAGAGGTAATATTGCACCAAATTTAGAGCCTTTAGAAACTGCTGCTAAGGAAATAGCTAAGTTTGAAAATGATATTATCCTTAGAGGTTTGGAAAAAGCAAATATTACCGGATTGTATACATTAGCAAAATCAAATTCAATAAAAAGTTCACAAAATAATGTAGGAGATTTTATTGTTTCGCTACATAATATCAAAAAAAGATTTATAGAAAATGGTATCGAAGGTCCTTATTCACTTGTTATAAACAAAGAAGTTTGGGAAAGACTTTACAGTCAGCAACTATCTTATCCGTTAAATTTATTGGTTAACGAAGTTTTAAATGCAAAAATAGAATTAATACATGACTTAGAGCAATCATTCGTTGTTTCCACACGTGGTAAAGATTTCAAATTAATATTAGGACAGGATCTTTCGTTAGGTTATCTTAGACATGTCGATGAAGAAGTAAAACTGTTTTTTACAGAAACGTTTACATTTTATGCCGTAACCCCAGAAGCAATAGTTGGATTGGAATTTTAG
- a CDS encoding encapsulin-associated ferritin-like protein, whose product MQDYHEPYEEMTDKDRSYVYALNSLKEEIEAIDWYNQRAAVSKDPSLKEIIEHNRDEEIEHAVMIIEWLRRNMDGWDEELRKYLFTEKPLLQVEKDSTDEDPSKSGDLGLGSLKG is encoded by the coding sequence ATGCAAGATTATCATGAACCTTACGAAGAAATGACTGATAAAGATCGCTCTTATGTTTATGCATTAAATAGTTTAAAAGAAGAAATAGAAGCAATAGATTGGTACAATCAAAGAGCAGCTGTTTCCAAGGATCCATCCCTCAAAGAAATAATAGAACATAACAGAGATGAGGAAATAGAACATGCTGTAATGATTATAGAATGGCTCAGAAGAAATATGGATGGATGGGATGAAGAATTACGAAAATACTTATTTACCGAGAAACCGTTACTTCAAGTTGAGAAAGATTCTACAGATGAAGATCCATCTAAAAGTGGAGATTTGGGGTTAGGTTCTCTAAAGGGTTAG